From Micromonospora sp. NBC_01699, a single genomic window includes:
- a CDS encoding iron-containing alcohol dehydrogenase family protein, whose protein sequence is MPLLARTVNTPLVIEVRRGAIADLGPLLADQRISAGGDVAVVVGPGQGERIVELIRPTLGAADVFTVYGGTLDAALELGDKLPAGAYDAVVGIGGGKTIDTAKYAATRYGMPMVSVATSLANDGIASPIATLDHNGGRPSYGVHIPIAVMVDLDFVETGSDLRNRAGIGEVLSNLSALADWELAREVRGEQVDGLGATLARSGAEAIINHPGDMSDDGFVTILAESLISSGLAMAITGTSRPCSGGCHEIMHAMHLLRLGTGSHGEQVGLGGLFCTFLRGDLDRFRQMASCLHRHGLPMLPAGIGLTDDEFVEVVTLAPRTRPDRYTIIEHLDLAPDGIRGRLADYADALHDHLR, encoded by the coding sequence ATGCCGCTTCTAGCCCGTACGGTCAACACGCCACTGGTCATCGAGGTGCGCCGGGGTGCGATCGCCGACCTCGGCCCACTCCTGGCCGACCAGCGGATATCCGCCGGTGGCGACGTCGCGGTGGTGGTCGGCCCGGGGCAGGGCGAACGGATCGTCGAGCTGATCCGCCCGACGCTCGGCGCCGCCGACGTGTTCACCGTCTACGGCGGCACCCTGGACGCCGCCCTCGAACTGGGCGACAAGCTGCCCGCCGGGGCGTACGACGCGGTTGTCGGCATCGGCGGCGGCAAGACCATCGACACCGCAAAATACGCCGCCACCCGGTACGGCATGCCGATGGTCTCGGTGGCGACCAGCCTGGCCAACGACGGCATCGCCTCGCCGATCGCCACCCTGGACCACAACGGCGGGCGCCCCTCCTACGGCGTGCACATCCCGATCGCGGTCATGGTCGACCTCGACTTCGTCGAAACCGGTTCGGACCTGCGCAACCGGGCCGGGATCGGCGAGGTACTCAGCAACCTCAGCGCCCTGGCCGACTGGGAACTGGCCCGCGAGGTACGCGGCGAGCAGGTGGACGGCCTCGGCGCCACGCTCGCCCGCAGCGGCGCCGAGGCGATCATCAACCATCCCGGCGACATGAGCGACGACGGCTTCGTGACCATCCTCGCCGAGTCACTGATCTCCAGCGGCCTGGCGATGGCGATCACCGGCACCAGCCGCCCGTGCAGCGGCGGCTGCCACGAGATCATGCACGCGATGCACCTGCTCCGGCTCGGCACCGGCTCGCATGGCGAGCAGGTCGGTCTCGGCGGCCTCTTCTGCACCTTCCTCCGGGGCGACCTCGACCGCTTCCGGCAGATGGCAAGCTGCCTGCACCGGCACGGCCTGCCGATGCTGCCGGCCGGGATCGGACTGACCGACGACGAGTTCGTCGAGGTGGTGACTCTCGCGCCGCGTACCCGGCCGGACCGCTACACGATCATCGAGCACCTGGACCTGGCGCCGGACGGGATCCGCGGCCGGCTCGCGGACTATGCCGATGCGCTCCACGACCACCTCCGCTGA
- a CDS encoding phosphocholine cytidylyltransferase family protein, translating to MIGLVLAAGAGRRLRPYTDTLPKALIPVDGGTTILDIALHNFAEVGLTEATIVVGYAAPEVHDRQAALERRHGVRLTLVHNAKAEQWNNAYSLWLAREHFGRGALLVNGDTVHPVSVERTLLAGRGPSILIAVDDVKKLADEEMKTVFDADGRLKKITKRMDPGDAHGEYIGATLIEPYAAPALAEALEATWRRDPNLYYEDGYQEYATRGGEVRGAPIGDVEWVEVDNLADLVRARELTGWQWGP from the coding sequence ATGATCGGACTGGTGCTCGCCGCAGGGGCGGGACGGCGGCTGCGCCCGTACACGGACACCCTGCCCAAAGCGCTCATTCCGGTCGACGGTGGAACCACCATCCTCGACATCGCGCTGCACAACTTCGCCGAGGTCGGGCTGACCGAGGCCACCATCGTGGTCGGCTACGCCGCCCCGGAGGTACACGACCGGCAGGCCGCGCTGGAACGGCGACACGGGGTACGACTCACCCTGGTGCACAACGCCAAGGCCGAGCAGTGGAACAACGCGTACTCGCTGTGGCTGGCCCGGGAACACTTCGGTCGGGGCGCGCTGCTGGTCAACGGCGACACCGTGCACCCGGTGAGCGTGGAACGTACCCTGCTCGCCGGTCGTGGCCCGAGCATCCTGATCGCCGTGGACGACGTCAAGAAGCTCGCCGACGAGGAGATGAAGACCGTCTTCGACGCCGACGGCCGGCTCAAGAAAATCACCAAGCGGATGGACCCGGGCGACGCGCACGGGGAGTACATCGGGGCCACGCTGATCGAGCCGTACGCCGCGCCCGCGCTCGCCGAAGCGCTGGAGGCCACCTGGCGCCGGGACCCGAACCTCTACTACGAGGACGGCTACCAGGAGTACGCGACCCGGGGCGGCGAGGTACGCGGCGCACCGATCGGTGACGTCGAGTGGGTCGAGGTCGACAACCTCGCCGACCTGGTCCGGGCCCGTGAGCTCACCGGCTGGCAGTGGGGACCGTAG
- a CDS encoding NUDIX hydrolase — protein sequence MPTDPLRCAGALIVDDDGRIFFQRRSPQRKLFPDTWDIVGGHLEPGEEVEDALYREVTEETGWTVSVVLGPVGEYAWTGNDGLARVESDFLVRVDGDLARPRLERDKHTEFRWLAEHEIAVLDEHRDVNDGLIRRIAEDGFAALHVIGL from the coding sequence GTGCCCACCGACCCCCTCCGGTGCGCTGGAGCGCTGATCGTCGACGACGACGGTCGGATCTTCTTCCAGCGCCGGTCCCCGCAGCGAAAGCTCTTCCCCGACACCTGGGACATCGTCGGCGGCCACCTCGAACCCGGTGAGGAGGTCGAGGACGCGCTGTACCGGGAGGTGACCGAGGAGACCGGCTGGACCGTCTCGGTCGTGCTGGGCCCGGTCGGCGAGTACGCCTGGACCGGCAACGACGGCCTCGCCCGGGTGGAGAGCGACTTCCTGGTCCGGGTCGACGGTGATCTCGCCCGGCCCCGGCTGGAGCGGGACAAGCACACCGAGTTCCGCTGGCTGGCCGAGCACGAGATCGCGGTGCTCGACGAACACCGGGACGTCAACGACGGGCTGATCCGCCGGATCGCCGAGGACGGCTTCGCCGCACTGCACGTGATCGGCCTCTGA
- a CDS encoding aminotransferase-like domain-containing protein, with amino-acid sequence MTAEQLISFARGAPSLDIIDIEGLKAAAVRALDADPAGVTAYGTSLGYPPLREWIARKHGVAVDQVLVTNGSLQADAFLFEHLVRPGDSVVVERPTYDRTLLNLQQQGGDLHSVTIHPDGIDTDELGKLLESGVRPKLAHIIPNYQNPAGVTLSLAKRQALLALAVEYGFTIFEDDPYADIRFRGEQLPSMLSLDEHDVVVHASSFTKTVCPGVRVGYLVGPAALIAEIAKKATNLYISPGMFAQATVYQFCVSGDIDRSIETVSTALGERSRLLAEALRTHIPGVRFYEPDGGYFLWIELPPDVLVDRLAPAAAERGVAVVKGSDFLIEGGHHALRLAYSAVTLDQVEEGVRRLAAAVDEVRGQS; translated from the coding sequence ATGACTGCCGAGCAGCTGATCTCCTTTGCCCGTGGCGCTCCGTCGCTGGACATCATCGATATCGAAGGGCTGAAGGCCGCGGCCGTACGCGCGTTGGACGCGGATCCGGCCGGCGTCACCGCCTACGGAACGTCGCTGGGCTACCCGCCCTTGCGCGAGTGGATCGCCCGCAAACACGGCGTGGCGGTGGACCAGGTGCTGGTGACCAACGGTTCGTTGCAGGCCGACGCGTTCCTCTTCGAGCACCTGGTCCGGCCGGGTGACTCGGTGGTGGTGGAGCGGCCGACGTACGACCGGACCCTGCTCAACCTGCAACAACAGGGCGGCGATCTGCACTCGGTGACCATCCACCCCGACGGGATCGACACCGACGAGTTGGGCAAGCTGCTCGAATCCGGAGTACGCCCCAAGCTCGCGCACATCATCCCCAACTACCAGAACCCGGCCGGGGTGACCCTCTCCCTGGCGAAGCGGCAGGCGCTGCTCGCCCTGGCGGTCGAGTACGGCTTCACGATCTTCGAGGACGACCCGTACGCGGACATCCGGTTCCGGGGCGAGCAGCTGCCGTCGATGCTGTCCCTGGACGAGCACGACGTGGTGGTGCACGCGTCGAGTTTCACCAAGACGGTCTGCCCCGGTGTCCGGGTCGGTTACCTGGTGGGCCCGGCCGCACTGATCGCCGAGATCGCCAAGAAGGCCACCAACCTCTACATCTCGCCGGGCATGTTCGCCCAGGCCACGGTCTACCAGTTCTGCGTCTCCGGGGACATCGACCGCTCGATCGAGACGGTAAGCACCGCGCTCGGGGAGCGGTCCCGGCTGCTCGCCGAGGCGCTGCGCACGCACATCCCGGGCGTCCGGTTCTACGAGCCGGACGGCGGCTACTTCCTCTGGATCGAGCTGCCGCCGGACGTGCTGGTCGACCGGTTGGCGCCGGCCGCCGCCGAACGCGGGGTCGCCGTGGTCAAGGGCAGCGACTTCCTGATCGAGGGTGGGCACCACGCGCTGCGGTTGGCGTACTCGGCGGTCACCCTGGACCAGGTCGAGGAGGGCGTACGCCGGTTGGCCGCCGCGGTCGACGAGGTCCGCGGCCAGAGCTGA
- the corA gene encoding magnesium/cobalt transporter CorA — MAERLDQDQTGSDGRVRVRPRSWIAPVRAMGRILNADPGQHPASPPDGVRTGVVDCGLYVGGVRQPGDWDYTSALAAAQDKPDAFVWLGLHEPGQAEMAGIADAYGLHELAVEDAVKAEQRPKLERFGEVSFLVLRTARYVEHGELTETSEVVETGQVMLFIGPRFVISVRHGDACRLAGVRADLEGKKELLEQGPWAVAYAVTDRVVDLYLEVADQVEADLDTLEAQVFSVKAHGRIQRIYQMKRELVEFKRAVVPLQRPLMMLTGTVNRDVPKEIRRYFRDVQDHLTRTVEQVNSYDDLLNSILQARLAQVTVDQNNDMRKIAAWAGIAAVWTAIAGVYGMNFAYMPETQWKYGYPVVFALMVAISLGLYRWFRRNRWL; from the coding sequence ATGGCAGAACGACTTGACCAGGACCAGACGGGTAGCGACGGGCGGGTCCGGGTCCGACCCCGCTCCTGGATCGCCCCGGTCCGGGCGATGGGCCGGATACTCAACGCCGACCCCGGTCAGCACCCCGCGTCCCCACCCGATGGAGTCCGTACCGGCGTGGTCGACTGCGGCCTCTACGTGGGCGGGGTGCGCCAGCCCGGCGACTGGGACTACACCTCCGCGCTGGCCGCCGCACAGGACAAGCCCGACGCCTTCGTCTGGCTCGGGCTGCACGAGCCCGGCCAGGCCGAGATGGCGGGCATCGCCGACGCGTACGGGCTGCACGAGCTGGCGGTCGAGGACGCGGTAAAGGCCGAACAGCGGCCGAAGCTGGAGCGGTTCGGCGAGGTCAGCTTCCTGGTGCTGCGTACCGCCCGGTACGTCGAGCACGGTGAGCTGACCGAGACCTCCGAGGTGGTCGAGACCGGCCAGGTGATGCTCTTCATCGGGCCCCGGTTCGTGATCAGCGTGCGGCACGGCGACGCCTGCCGGCTGGCCGGTGTCCGGGCCGATCTGGAGGGCAAGAAGGAGCTGCTGGAACAGGGACCGTGGGCGGTCGCGTACGCGGTCACCGACCGGGTGGTCGACCTCTACCTGGAGGTGGCCGACCAGGTCGAGGCCGACCTGGACACCCTGGAGGCCCAGGTGTTCTCGGTCAAGGCGCACGGCCGGATCCAGCGGATCTACCAGATGAAGCGCGAGCTGGTCGAGTTCAAGCGCGCGGTGGTTCCGCTGCAACGGCCGCTGATGATGTTGACCGGCACGGTCAACCGGGACGTGCCCAAGGAGATCCGGCGCTACTTCCGGGACGTCCAGGACCACCTCACCCGCACCGTCGAACAGGTCAACTCCTACGACGACCTGCTCAACTCGATCCTCCAGGCGCGGCTCGCCCAGGTGACCGTCGACCAGAACAACGACATGCGCAAGATCGCCGCGTGGGCGGGTATCGCGGCCGTCTGGACCGCTATCGCCGGCGTGTACGGCATGAACTTCGCGTACATGCCGGAGACCCAGTGGAAGTACGGCTACCCGGTGGTGTTCGCCCTCATGGTGGCGATCTCGTTGGGGCTGTACCGCTGGTTCCGGCGTAACCGCTGGCTCTGA
- a CDS encoding peptidylprolyl isomerase, with amino-acid sequence MAEAIYATLHTNAGPIRLELFPNHAPKTVRNFVELAEGTKDYTDPRTGQPGSGPYYDGTISHRVISGFMVQMGDPTGTGRGGPGYNFGDEFHPELRFDRPYLLAMANAGPGTNGSQFFITVGATPHLNNRHTIFGQVADEDSVKVVDVIANTPTDAGDRPRQDVVIERVQIERIGD; translated from the coding sequence GTGGCCGAGGCCATTTACGCCACCCTGCACACGAACGCCGGTCCGATCCGGCTGGAACTTTTCCCCAACCACGCCCCGAAGACGGTGCGTAACTTCGTCGAGCTCGCCGAGGGCACGAAGGACTACACCGACCCGCGCACCGGGCAGCCGGGCAGCGGGCCGTACTACGACGGCACCATCTCGCACCGGGTGATCAGCGGCTTCATGGTCCAGATGGGCGACCCGACCGGCACCGGCCGGGGCGGTCCGGGCTACAACTTCGGTGACGAGTTCCACCCGGAGCTGCGCTTCGACCGGCCGTACCTGCTCGCGATGGCGAACGCCGGACCGGGCACCAACGGTTCGCAGTTCTTCATCACCGTGGGCGCGACCCCGCACCTGAACAACCGGCACACCATCTTCGGCCAGGTCGCCGACGAGGACTCGGTCAAGGTCGTCGATGTGATCGCCAACACCCCGACCGACGCGGGCGACCGTCCCCGGCAGGACGTGGTGATCGAGCGGGTGCAGATCGAGCGCATCGGCGACTGA
- a CDS encoding rhomboid family intramembrane serine protease — MSESPQTTAPVCYRHPGRETWVRCTRCDRPICPDCMREASVGHQCPECVAEGRRGQRPARTVFGGGAAGRAGYVTKTLIGFNVLLMLISIASAGGGDAVAGGGLGGLLGGGTPLTRWGSVLGFAPYVSFGPVHGIAADEYYRLFTAMFLHYGIVHLLLNMWALWMLGRTLEATLGPLRFLALYLIAGLGGNVAAYLFSAPNAQTVGASTAIFGLFAALFIIMRRMGRDTSAVVPVLVVNLVFTFAVPGISIAGHLGGLVIGALMALVLAYAPRMRRSAFQAAGGAVVVLALIGLTLLRTSLLLG; from the coding sequence GTGAGCGAGTCGCCCCAGACCACCGCCCCGGTCTGCTACCGCCACCCCGGTCGGGAGACCTGGGTTCGGTGCACCCGCTGTGACCGGCCGATCTGCCCCGACTGCATGCGGGAAGCGTCGGTCGGGCACCAGTGCCCCGAGTGTGTGGCCGAAGGCCGTCGTGGCCAGCGGCCGGCGCGTACCGTCTTCGGTGGCGGTGCCGCCGGCCGTGCCGGCTACGTCACCAAGACCCTGATCGGCTTCAACGTACTGTTGATGTTGATCTCGATCGCCTCGGCCGGCGGTGGCGACGCGGTGGCCGGCGGCGGTCTCGGTGGTTTGCTCGGCGGCGGCACGCCGCTCACCCGGTGGGGCTCGGTGCTGGGCTTCGCCCCGTACGTCAGCTTCGGCCCGGTGCACGGAATCGCCGCCGACGAGTACTACCGGCTGTTCACGGCGATGTTCCTGCACTACGGCATCGTGCACCTGCTGCTGAACATGTGGGCGCTCTGGATGCTCGGCCGCACCCTGGAGGCGACCCTCGGGCCGCTGCGCTTCCTCGCGCTCTACCTGATCGCCGGGCTCGGCGGGAACGTCGCCGCGTACCTGTTCTCCGCGCCCAACGCCCAGACCGTGGGCGCCTCGACCGCCATCTTCGGGCTGTTCGCCGCGCTGTTCATCATCATGCGCCGGATGGGCCGGGACACCTCGGCGGTGGTGCCGGTCCTGGTGGTCAACCTGGTCTTCACCTTCGCCGTGCCCGGCATCTCGATCGCCGGCCACCTCGGCGGGCTGGTGATCGGTGCCCTGATGGCGCTGGTGCTGGCCTACGCCCCACGGATGCGCCGGTCCGCCTTCCAGGCCGCCGGCGGCGCGGTGGTCGTGCTCGCCCTGATCGGCCTGACCCTGCTGCGCACCTCGCTGCTGCTCGGCTGA
- a CDS encoding PH domain-containing protein: MHPDQSATPTRWRVRPALPVLKLAGAVALVGLGLLLGGGDPVPIGVSVLAGVGLLGWAVRDLVAPVRLAVDPAGVTVIRGFAGQRRLAWSQVERIAVDSRPRLGLRTGTLELDAGDSLHFFSRYDLGAEPGEVANALRMAKFHAGNTSAGPAEQP, encoded by the coding sequence GTGCACCCCGATCAGAGCGCGACGCCGACCCGCTGGCGGGTACGCCCCGCCCTGCCCGTACTGAAGCTCGCCGGGGCGGTGGCCCTGGTCGGGCTCGGCCTGCTGCTCGGGGGCGGGGATCCGGTGCCGATCGGGGTGAGCGTACTGGCCGGCGTCGGGCTGCTCGGCTGGGCCGTACGCGACCTGGTGGCCCCGGTACGACTCGCCGTCGACCCGGCCGGAGTGACCGTGATCAGGGGATTCGCCGGCCAGCGACGGCTCGCCTGGAGCCAGGTCGAACGGATAGCGGTGGACAGCCGGCCGCGCCTCGGACTGCGTACCGGCACCCTGGAACTCGATGCCGGTGACTCGCTGCACTTCTTCAGCCGCTATGACCTGGGCGCCGAACCGGGCGAGGTGGCGAACGCCCTGCGAATGGCCAAGTTCCACGCCGGCAACACGTCCGCCGGCCCGGCCGAGCAGCCCTGA
- a CDS encoding thiolase family protein codes for MRDAVIVGAVRTPVGRRRGGLATVHPVDLSAHVLRSLVERTGLDPVDVDDVIWGCVSQVGEQAWNVGRNAVLGAGWPETVPGTTLDRQCGSSQQALHFAAASVISGQAELVVAGGVESMTRVPMGSSIRVPESGTDGLPYGEQVRARYRGVDGFAASDPVPFNQGVGAELMARRWRLSRSQLDEFALASHEKAAAAQDAGAFDPEIAPVPVADGGKVAADEGIRRDTTLARLAELATPFRPDGVVTAGSASQISDGAAALAVTSSEWAGRHGLRPLARIHTAVVAADDPVVMLTGPIPATAKALRRAGLGIEEIGVYEVNEAFAPVPLAWLAETEADPTRLNPRGGAIALGHPLGGSGARIMTTMLQHMRDNGIRYGLQTMCEGGGMANATIVELL; via the coding sequence ATGAGAGACGCGGTCATCGTCGGCGCCGTACGCACCCCGGTCGGACGACGCCGGGGCGGGCTGGCCACGGTGCATCCGGTCGACCTGTCCGCGCACGTGCTGCGGTCGCTGGTCGAACGTACCGGTCTCGATCCGGTGGACGTGGACGACGTGATCTGGGGTTGCGTGTCCCAGGTCGGCGAGCAGGCGTGGAACGTCGGGCGCAACGCCGTACTCGGGGCGGGCTGGCCGGAGACGGTGCCGGGCACCACCCTCGACCGGCAGTGCGGATCGAGTCAGCAGGCGCTGCACTTCGCCGCCGCCTCGGTGATCTCCGGCCAGGCCGAGCTGGTGGTGGCCGGCGGGGTGGAGTCGATGACGCGGGTGCCGATGGGCAGCAGCATCCGGGTGCCGGAGTCCGGGACCGACGGCCTCCCCTACGGCGAGCAGGTCCGGGCCCGCTACCGGGGGGTGGACGGCTTCGCCGCCTCGGATCCGGTGCCGTTCAACCAGGGGGTCGGCGCCGAGCTGATGGCCCGACGCTGGCGGCTGTCGCGTAGCCAGCTTGACGAGTTCGCCCTGGCCAGCCACGAGAAGGCGGCCGCCGCGCAGGACGCCGGCGCGTTCGACCCGGAGATCGCCCCGGTGCCGGTGGCCGACGGCGGGAAGGTCGCCGCCGACGAGGGGATCCGTCGGGACACCACCCTGGCCCGGTTGGCCGAGCTGGCCACCCCGTTCCGCCCCGACGGTGTGGTCACCGCCGGCTCGGCGTCGCAGATCTCCGACGGTGCCGCCGCGCTCGCGGTGACCAGTTCGGAGTGGGCCGGTCGACACGGGTTGCGACCGCTGGCCCGGATCCACACCGCCGTGGTCGCCGCCGACGATCCGGTGGTCATGCTGACCGGCCCCATCCCGGCCACCGCGAAGGCGCTGCGCCGGGCCGGGCTGGGCATCGAGGAGATCGGGGTGTACGAGGTCAACGAGGCGTTCGCGCCGGTCCCGCTGGCCTGGCTGGCCGAGACCGAGGCCGACCCGACCCGGCTCAATCCGCGCGGCGGCGCGATCGCGCTCGGTCACCCGCTGGGCGGCTCGGGCGCGCGGATCATGACCACGATGTTGCAGCACATGCGGGACAACGGCATCCGGTACGGGCTGCAAACGATGTGCGAGGGCGGCGGGATGGCCAACGCCACCATCGTGGAGCTGCTGTGA
- a CDS encoding response regulator transcription factor yields the protein MTDDAAARGLVLVVEDEPAIADLVRLYLVRDGFGVHIERDGTAGLAAARRLRPVAAVLDISLPGLAGTEVCRRLREAGDWTPIIFLTARDDETDRIVGLELGADDYVTKPFSPRELVARVRAVLRRTAGPPDRTERPRAVGPVTLDPARRTVAVAGAPVQLTSTEFDLLAHLMARPGRVFTRDELLAGVWGYAAHAGTRTVDVHVAQVRAKLGAGAEVIRTYRGVGYACAD from the coding sequence GTGACGGACGACGCAGCCGCCCGTGGGCTCGTCCTGGTGGTCGAGGACGAGCCCGCCATCGCCGACCTGGTCCGGCTCTACCTGGTCCGGGACGGATTCGGCGTACACATCGAGCGGGACGGCACGGCCGGGCTCGCCGCCGCCCGGCGGCTGCGCCCGGTTGCCGCCGTACTCGACATCTCGCTGCCCGGACTGGCCGGCACGGAGGTCTGCCGGCGGTTGCGCGAGGCCGGCGACTGGACCCCGATCATCTTCCTCACCGCGCGCGACGACGAGACCGACCGGATCGTCGGGCTCGAACTCGGCGCCGACGACTACGTGACCAAGCCGTTCAGCCCACGGGAACTGGTGGCCCGGGTCAGGGCGGTGCTCCGCCGTACCGCGGGCCCGCCGGACCGGACCGAACGTCCCCGCGCGGTCGGACCGGTCACCCTCGACCCCGCCCGGCGTACGGTGGCCGTGGCGGGTGCCCCGGTGCAGCTCACCTCGACCGAGTTCGACCTGCTGGCGCACCTGATGGCCCGGCCCGGCCGGGTGTTCACCCGGGACGAGTTGCTGGCCGGGGTCTGGGGTTACGCGGCGCACGCCGGCACCCGCACCGTGGACGTGCACGTGGCGCAGGTACGCGCCAAGCTCGGCGCCGGCGCCGAGGTGATCCGGACCTACCGGGGAGTCGGGTACGCCTGTGCCGACTGA